TCCCTTCTGAGCTGCTATCATGCCCTGTGTACTGCAAGAAAGCCTGGAAGAGGCCAAGGAATGCATCCATACCAGTGAAGTAGATGATGTCACTGCTGTGTGTAAGAGATACACACAGGCTAACTGTAAGAATGCAAAGCCAATCATAGGAAGAACTCTGGGACTGGAGAGTGTGGAGGTTCCATACAGTAAATTGCTAATCATGAGATAAGtttcacaaaaataattagTCATACAGCAGTAGGAAATTGTTCAGGTAGACAACATTATCCAGGAGGTGCCCCCTAAAGCTTTTACTGGAGCTTTGAAGATTCAATCATATGCCTGTTGACATTACGGGCTCCAATCAGCAAACAGCCACAGAACAAAGATGCCAGCTCAAGACAGACAAAGACACCTCCCCAGTCATACACCTTACTGATTGTTGTCAGAGGAATTCCTGCCAGTGTTGCTCccactggttaaaaaaatgaaaaagattttaaatgtcagaagaatttttttaaaacacaaactTTAAATTTGAGTTTTGGCAATTTTATGCAATTCCACTCATGAATAAGTGAAAAAAGGGGGAAATGGTTTTTTAATTTGCTGACAGTGGGATAGAGTTCCTTGCTCTTTTGGCAAGTGGCTTTTGATTCAGTACATGTAGAAGAACATGATTGTGGTACTTGGTTTTAGCTAGTAATGTGGACTCTCAAGGCAGAGAAATTTTTTAGCATGGGTAAGATCAGTAATGTTTCACACCAGAAACTTGGGAAACACAGAAGATGAGTAACAGTTTGTGAGTTTGCATATTAAGCTtgcactttaaccctttactcatttacatcagtatgcatattctccatactgttctccaagGATGCTGGCAAGGAAGTTATTTAACTGTTTCACTATCAAGACTGCATTTCTTAGCATACAATGTTGCTAAtgttagtgtggagaatttggtactggatcaataaGTAATCCTTTAgtaattgatatttatctttattctcctctcattttgatattgtaaggagaaattctgttttggtcacccatgggagttacagggtaAGGAACCAAGAGCTTTTTTTGttagttggttatcatttcctttattctcatgaccttaatgtttgattcaagggtgatattgtaaggagaagttagatgctaatcactcttagggggcaaagggttaaaagattaagttaaaaaatactgtttaaagATGAATCCTGCAAACTGCCTATGCACAAGACTTGGAGTAACAATGCCATTGCTCACCATTTGCAGCTAATGCGACAATTGCATGAGCTGTTCCACTGAGTCCTGGTGGACTGTTCTCCATGGCCAGCACCCCATACAGATTTATTGCTGTGTATAATGAGAAGCCTATGCCAAATATCAGTGTTGAAATAAACCACTGCAACAGAATGAGAGCAAATTGAGTGAGTGCTGATACTTCATGACTTTGCCttaaacttccaagatctgattcttccagttagctgctacacatttccttgtaaattatgtTAAGTTATAtgaatttggtgctagatcaagataatgtgttctacctgataagttgcCTCTTTCTGTTTAAAGTACCTAGTGACATtcttaaatattaatttaaatttgaatggAGTGGCAGTTTAAATAGCAGAAGTACCAACACTCTCACACAATTAACTAAATGGAGACTATATAGAAGGTAAGTTAAAAGACATCATGAAAACTCAGTGGAGTTTTTGAGAGCATGAAGAGTCCATCTATAATATAATTATCAACAATTTTGTAATAAGCAAAATTTATCAAGGTTGCATCTACTGTACAATCTGTATCAACTGCTAATACATTGTCATAATGATGAGTATAAATGTTAACAACTTCTGTTTACTTCAAACCCTTTCACTCTACAGTGTACTACTAAAGATCTTGCTGGTAATTCTCTTCACGTTTATGGTGCATTTCTCCTCATATTTGCTTATAGGCAAATTCATTGTTAAATTATATTGTCTCAGTTGCTACAAATACTGCTgcagttgatatttttctttattctcataacattcctgcttgatattgtatcaatactgttgggagaaattacttCTCAGTCAATCCAAGGATTGAAAGGATTAAGAGTAAAATATAAGCATTAGCAGTTGCAGCAGTTATCAAAATATGCCTCCATACCAGTGAAGTGGATGATGTTACTGCTGTGTGTAAGAGATACACACAGGCTAACTGTAAAAATGCAAAGCCAATCATAGGAGGAACTCTTGGACTGGAGAGTGTGGAGGTTCCATACTGTTACAAACAGACACAGAACATAATTATCAAGTGGTGAACTGATTAGAAAAACTTAACATTAAGtgataaattaaaatatctctTAGTTTTAATAAGCTACATAAATTGTCTTACACTTAAAATTAGCTTGCATTCTGAACCTGTAATGAAAAGCATATTGACCTGGACATGAATGAGAAGGAAAAACATTGACGAAGGTATCTTCAGACAGAAAGCTCACTTTTGAACCCTATTTCAACATATTTTAGACATTCAGCATATTGTGCTAATGTTAATGACTGTGGGTGCAGTGAACACCATATTACCCCAGATCCATATGATTCcagtttttccatgcattgCCAAAAGGCCTACATCAAAGTTAAACTTAGAAAATAATGATACAAAACAtgattcattattttctttttttttttaattcagattttcACCTTCAGAACACTTCAGAAGACCAATTGATGCACACAGCCCTTGGACATAATTTGGTTCCATGAATTTTTTGACAGATGAAATTTAACTTCTCCAATAAAGAAGAATAACTCTGACTTACAAGTAAgttcttgaaaagttttttacCAAAATCACCTgtatttgtttcgtttttctcaCTTACGTGAATAACCAAAAGTCTGTGCCAAAATTTCATTCAAGTATTTGACCAGGCCCAACAGAGAAAAAACAGTTTCCTTATTTTGCAGTACATCAATAAGGCTGTGGGACAAAGATCAATTAGTGAGAGCTAATGTCCAACCTTAAGCACCAACTTGTCCGTTATATAACCAGATGTTATGCTACCAAAGAGTCCACCTATCTCTAAAAAACTCATAGCAACACTACCTGGGGATAAGAAAACACAAACATTAAAAATCAAAgtgtaaaaacaaataatgttaTGTgacagtgttctccttttcaggtgACACACAGTGAAATTCATTGCCTgttgttctctttacatttcatCTGGTaatgacaagaagaatttggttgacaatcaagagcttcccaaattggagatcatttccattattcttacgaccttttcatttgattcaTGGGtggtactgtaaggagaaattagtcattcttagaggttaaagagttattttaaaaattggtgattcaatccaaaacaacaTGTAGAACAGTTTAAACTCACTATCATATTGTGTTCTTCCAATTGTCTGTATCAAAAATAGTTGTGTCCATTCACCAACTCCAGTCTTCACAAACAAAGTCAGTAGATATCCTGCACTTAAAACCCACAAAAATGGACTGTGAAGCATTGTAATAATGTAGTCCTTCTTGTTCtctactgttttgttttcagttcttgaTTTCATAGTAGTTCTTTGGGTAAATTCCTCCAGTCCTATTTCTGATGGAGAATCACAAATAAGGTAGTAAGCTAAAACAGACATTGCGGCAGTACTGACTCCAGGAGTAATGAATGCTGCTGACCAACCAAAGTTTGAAGTAAGAAATGCAGTTAACACAGGAGAAATGCTCGTTGCTAGGTTACAGCCAGCTGTAAGAAGACTCCACAGTGTACCCAACTAGAATAGAGGAGCCATGCACACAGCTTAGCTAATAGACATTCACAGATAAATAGAGAGTTTCAACTGCATAAGCCAAATAGGTACAGGATGTAAGTGGAATCAGTATTCTATCACAAATGCTGTAATTTCATTGGTTACACTACTTGTTACAGCACCTATTCTGTGATACACAAAATAACTGACATAAACATGAGCCCTTTATGTTAGTATTATGATTGATCAGTAGATAAACATAAACTATAAGATTATTCGCTCTTGACTTTTATACATGATAGAAATCCCTCTCTATGTAATTTTTGATTGAAAAGACGAAATGTTTATCCAGGCTATGATGTATTCATAGAGTTAAGGTCTGTAGCAATAGATCAACTACCTCATCTTTCTCCTATTCATAAATTTTGATTATAGTTTAAGGCAGCTAAGAGCTCAACCTCtaaaaacaatgtttaaaatttgtagGAAGAAGTTTTTAGGTGAGCTTGTTTTGGAACGGAACTGGTAACAATATTTAAGGATGTAGCTACACATGTATGCCACTACTTGATACTTATTTTATTGACACtgatttataattattatcgaTATCGATACTGCGAATTTCCTCCTCCCAACTCATTTAATATTTtggtcaaaataatttaagtctattttaaaatataattaagcCAAAAACTCGACTACGGTCGCTAGGCATTTGTTGCACGTGATAAACTAGTGTttcagttgaaataaaaaaatatttcatgttcaGTTCTGTTTGCTGTGATGAGATATAACTTTTTGTTGAAGCTGCTGTCTTTAAATACAAAAAGGAAAGACAGATTTTGCCGATCACCTATTCAAAATTTCGATTCACAAGTTTCCGTGATTACCCACCTCATAAGGAGAGAACCACTCTCTGAGTAATTTAGTACACGGCGGCCAACCACAACCTTGAGCCAGACCATTCATGCTCCAGAGAAAAGTCAAAAGCCAGACGTTCCCAGTGAATCCAATAAGAATGTTTATCATCCCAGTTAATAACATTCCTGCCGTAAACATCGTTCTAGGACTCAGAGTATCTGATAATAAGCCGCCCGTAAATTTTCCAACACCGTACATCGCTGCGAAACCACTCGTTATTGCACCGAGTTCATTCTTTTTTAGGTTAAGGTCTTGTATTAAGGCCGGTATGGCGAAGGTGTAAGACTTTCTGGAGAAATAATAGAAGGAGTAACCTAAAAATAGTGAGATATAAACCATCCATCGAATTATTTGATAACGGCGAAAGTTGGAGTCCTTCAGAGGCGCCATGTTTGTTCATGCGACTGGGTAATCGTTAATTTTGTCTCGCAGCTGTTGTAAGGCTCGTCACGCAACTATATCTTGGCTAGTCACGCATTATGTGGCAAGCTAAAATGAGAGCCTTGGGGAGACCTGAGACCTCTCCTTTCATCCATAGAAGGTAGTGTTCCTCTGTCGAGCCTCTTTCGTCTAAATAGTTCCAGCTTCAATCCGTTTTAAATATCCCACCCAATGATTACCCCTGGGGAAAGATTGGTCCCTAATATACCAGCGTATGAGAGTTTCTAAGAAGAATAACCAGATCAAGTAGAAAGTTAACAAACGTGACAAAAAAAGCTTCCCTAGTGAAGCTGTAACTTGACTTTTCCTGGAATATAATTTCTTTGGCATTCAtgcttaaaatttatttcttacaCACATTCATCGTTGTAAAAGTTTTCAATGACTCCTATCAAGTATTCTAGgaatcaatctttaaaaattcacgTTTACTCTGAAACATAATTCTCTTTCGATTTCAACGTTCAGCGATCATTTGTTATCTGAAACATGACTTTCCCTGGGATATTTACTTTACGTGGAAATCGCGTATCGAGATCTGAAGTGACCCTAAGTTGTTATTTTAACTCGATTTACAAGTTCTCTCGCTCACAGACCCGGAGAAAGCGGATCAATTGGAGACTCCTAACAAGTGCAAGGACACTCCACCGAACGGAGGTCgtgccacttttttttaatagtgCTGTTTTCGTTGCGAATAGAATGTGCTGTGtattaaataataatgaagCAGGATATACCTGTAATTTGAGCTTGGGTAACCTGTGAGATGAGACACTTTGGTGGCACTGTGTGTCTAGCAGCTTTGGTTATGTTATGCAACAGTCACTTAGTATTAAAGAAGAGACACAAAACAGGTCTTTCTATTGATGTGTAGTTTTTAATATCTAGAAAACACGCAtgtcaaaatttcaattaaggGACTAGTCCTAATTTATCGCCCTGGGTGacgagggggggggaggattttggttgtgtcacggtAAAACCTacctgacccccccccccccccagctcTGAAGTATTCTGGTGACCCCCCTCATTTGCATTCAGTTTTGTACAGTCCTCCCTTTATATTCTGTTACAGACGACTGATCCCCTTTCGTCCCCCCACCAAGACAATCCTCCAGTTCCCCCCTTCCCTCCACCCTTAGTGATAAATTATTGACAGGTCTCAAAAGCGAATAAAGATTATAACAATACATAAAAGTGACGTCAAGATTTCCGCACCAGTCCTCGTTTCAGGCGAAGTTATAAACTCATGACCTATTTAAACTTTACACGAAAAGACAGCCAATGATATTTTAACTCATGATTTCCGCTGTGTCTGTTCTCTACTTTTGCGTTTATTGAGATACTCTCCTTAGTAGGTGATAGAGAAGTGAGGAATTGGCGAATTCCACCCCTGTTCTCGATTTTGAAAATTAGGGGAACCCAACACTTTCCGGCATTCAACTTCCTTTATTAAACTGTTAAACCGTTACAGTCTGCCACTTTATATCGTACAATTTAGctttaaataactttttctcatttgtttgggaattacaaacagcttttttcagtcttttcgATAGGGGAGATAAACGAGGGCAGCATCAATCAGTTACTGTCAATCATAAACCAACGCCCTCCTGTAAGTGTCTGTATGTGAAACTACCATTGTCAAATACTTCTCGTGAACCAAACATGAATAAAACCACCCATGCAGAAAGACTTAAACCTCTTTTCACAATGACTTTATTTGACGTAAAATGGGGTAAGCTTATTAACACATCCAGTTAGGCGGAACATTTTCGCAACAATTATCCGTCTGCGCGAGTTCTAGTTGGATATTT
This region of Pocillopora verrucosa isolate sample1 chromosome 3, ASM3666991v2, whole genome shotgun sequence genomic DNA includes:
- the LOC131771998 gene encoding glucose-6-phosphate exchanger SLC37A4 isoform X2, translated to MAPLKDSNFRRYQIIRWMVYISLFLGYSFYYFSRKSYTFAIPALIQDLNLKKNELGAITSGFAAMYGVGKFTGGLLSDTLSPRTMFTAGMLLTGMINILIGFTGNVWLLTFLWSMNGLAQGCGWPPCTKLLREWFSPYELGTLWSLLTAGCNLATSISPVLTAFLTSNFGWSAAFITPGVSTAAMSVLAYYLICDSPSEIGLEEFTQRTTMKSRTENKTVENKKDYIITMLHSPFLWVLSAGYLLTLFVKTGVGEWTQLFLIQTIGRTQYDSSVAMSFLEIGGLFGSITSGYITDKLVLKYGTSTLSSPRVPPMIGFAFLQLACVYLLHTAVTSSTSLWFISTLIFGIGFSLYTAINLYGVLAMENSPPGLSGTAHAIVALAANAIYCMEPPHSPVPEFFL
- the LOC131771998 gene encoding glucose-6-phosphate exchanger SLC37A4 isoform X1; translation: MAPLKDSNFRRYQIIRWMVYISLFLGYSFYYFSRKSYTFAIPALIQDLNLKKNELGAITSGFAAMYGVGKFTGGLLSDTLSPRTMFTAGMLLTGMINILIGFTGNVWLLTFLWSMNGLAQGCGWPPCTKLLREWFSPYELGTLWSLLTAGCNLATSISPVLTAFLTSNFGWSAAFITPGVSTAAMSVLAYYLICDSPSEIGLEEFTQRTTMKSRTENKTVENKKDYIITMLHSPFLWVLSAGYLLTLFVKTGVGEWTQLFLIQTIGRTQYDSSVAMSFLEIGGLFGSITSGYITDKLVLKYGTSTLSSPRVPPMIGFAFLQLACVYLLHTAVTSSTSLWFISTLIFGIGFSLYTAINLYGVLAMENSPPGLSGTAHAIVALAANVGATLAGIPLTTISKVYDWGGVFVCLELASLFCGCLLIGARNVNRHMIESSKLQ